From a single Cyprinus carpio isolate SPL01 chromosome A3, ASM1834038v1, whole genome shotgun sequence genomic region:
- the LOC109052189 gene encoding histone chaperone asf1b-A isoform X1, which yields MAIIYALTVLRNSSLQEIEQVFLSGPDYHYSKVEECSRKTDKQLRKEGRPLSCNVRLTAMAKVQVLNVAVLDNPSPFGNPFQFEVTFECMEDLPEDLEWKIIYVGSAESEEYDQTLDSVLVGPVPAGRHMFVFQADAPNTGLIPESDAVGVTVVLITCTYRGQEFIRIGYYVNNEYMDTELRENPPLKPDYGQLQRNILASNPRVTRFHINWEGCAEKMEDSENVDPAPNAMLPPSCTPGKAPPLGLVPDNSMDCL from the exons ATGGCCATCATATATGCCCTGACTGTCCTACGCAATTCATCCTTGCAGGAGATTGAGCAGGTCTTTCTTTCTGGTCCGGATTATCATTACAG TAAAGTGGAAGAATGTAGTAGAAAGACTGACAAACAATTAAGGAAAGAAGGGAGACCATTAAGTTG TAACGTTAGACTTACAGCAATGGCAAAAGTGCAAGTGCTAAATGTAGCTGTCCTGGACAACCCAAGTCCGTTTGGAAACCCGTTTCAATTCGAAGTTACCTTCGAGTGCATGGAGGATCTTCCCGAAG ATCTCGAATGGAAGATTATTTACGTGGGCTCGGCAGAAAGTGAAGAGTATGATCAAACTCTTGACTCTGTCCTGGTTGGTCCAGTTCCTGCAGGCCGGcatatgtttgtgtttcag GCGGACGCTCCAAACACTGGCCTAATACCTGAGAGTGATGCTGTGGGTGTCACTGTTGTTCTGATCACATGCACATACAGAGGACAGGAGTTTATACGCATCGGCTACTATGTTAACAATGAGTACATGGACACTGAGCTTCGTGAGAACCCGCCTCTCAAACCTGACTATGGACAG CTCCAGAGGAACATTCTGGCTTCCAACCCACGTGTAACCAGATTTCACATCAACTGGGAGGGATGTGCTGAGAAAATGGAGGATTCAGAGAATGTGGACCCTGCACCCAATGCCATGCTCCCCCCGTCCTGCACTCCGGGAAAAGCACCTCCACTCGGCCTGGTGCCAGACAACTCCATGGACTGTTTGTAG
- the LOC109052189 gene encoding histone chaperone asf1b-A isoform X2, whose amino-acid sequence MAKVQVLNVAVLDNPSPFGNPFQFEVTFECMEDLPEDLEWKIIYVGSAESEEYDQTLDSVLVGPVPAGRHMFVFQADAPNTGLIPESDAVGVTVVLITCTYRGQEFIRIGYYVNNEYMDTELRENPPLKPDYGQLQRNILASNPRVTRFHINWEGCAEKMEDSENVDPAPNAMLPPSCTPGKAPPLGLVPDNSMDCL is encoded by the exons ATGGCAAAAGTGCAAGTGCTAAATGTAGCTGTCCTGGACAACCCAAGTCCGTTTGGAAACCCGTTTCAATTCGAAGTTACCTTCGAGTGCATGGAGGATCTTCCCGAAG ATCTCGAATGGAAGATTATTTACGTGGGCTCGGCAGAAAGTGAAGAGTATGATCAAACTCTTGACTCTGTCCTGGTTGGTCCAGTTCCTGCAGGCCGGcatatgtttgtgtttcag GCGGACGCTCCAAACACTGGCCTAATACCTGAGAGTGATGCTGTGGGTGTCACTGTTGTTCTGATCACATGCACATACAGAGGACAGGAGTTTATACGCATCGGCTACTATGTTAACAATGAGTACATGGACACTGAGCTTCGTGAGAACCCGCCTCTCAAACCTGACTATGGACAG CTCCAGAGGAACATTCTGGCTTCCAACCCACGTGTAACCAGATTTCACATCAACTGGGAGGGATGTGCTGAGAAAATGGAGGATTCAGAGAATGTGGACCCTGCACCCAATGCCATGCTCCCCCCGTCCTGCACTCCGGGAAAAGCACCTCCACTCGGCCTGGTGCCAGACAACTCCATGGACTGTTTGTAG